ACCCGGCCTCCGGCATAGGGGCCACGATCATTAATCCGCACGACAACGGATTGACCATTATCTTTGTTGGTAACTCTTACCTTTGTGCCAAAGGGTAAAGAAGGATGGGCTGCCGTTAAATCGTATTGATTAAAGGTTTCTCCATTCGCCGTTTGTCCGCCATCAAAACCAGGGCCATACCAAGATGCCCAACCCTCGATTCGCCGGAAGAAGAACCCAGTAGCGACCTCTGGAACAGATGGCTTGGGTAAACCTTCAATTGTATTTAAAGGGGGAGCATTGCCAATCTGCCGTCGGATGCGATTAGTCGCTTGTAAAGCATCCGTTGCTTTGTCATTGGTTGTATCCGGCAGAATGGTTTGTGAGTCAATGGCGACCAGTTCTTTACCAGCCGCTTCAATCAGGTAACGCTGGCGCTGTTCGTCCCATCGGACTTGAATCGTCGTCGCATCAAAGTTATTGCGAATGAGTTGATTAATTTCGGCTGCAACGGCAGTAGCACGGGAAACTGGGTCGGAGGTGATGGTAGATTGCGTTGCAGGGGTTTTAGGATTGGGTAGATCAGCTTGGTCAGAATACGATCCCACTTTTATTGGTTGAAGCGTTGGGGCTGTTCTAGCTTTGGGATCAAAGTTGGCATTCTGGATAAAGGTCAGGACTGGAATATTCCTAATGTAAAGGGTTGCTGCTTGTTCTTGATTCAATTCATGAGCTTTGATTTTGGCAACCGTTTCGGGTAAAAAGGCGGTAGTGGTTTGTTGGGATTGATATTCTCCAACTTTTACCACGTCGGCAGGTTCAGTTTTGGTCGCAGATAGGATGATCTCTTCAGAGGGCGTTTTTAATAATGGGATTGACGGTACAAAATCGGGAGGATTTAAACGTTCTCCTTGATTTGAGGGCTTGGGGTTAAACGCTGAGGTAGATTCAGCGTGGCTGGAGGAGCTTATGCTTAAAATCGGCAGAAGAAGAACTGCTGTAAGACCGCTCCAAAGTTGATGCTTCATAAGTCTATTCTCAAAACTGCTGGTTGATCGAGTTGAAGCTTTACACTGGTTGAAATCTCCTGAATGGGAAGCATTAAGTCTCGCAATTCGTGTTTAGGCACTGAACAGCTAAAGATTTTAATGCTGGGTTGAAAACCCGAATCTAGGGAGATTCAATTCGTCAACTCACACTCGTTCCGCATTCACCTTTGTTTGAGGAACTGCAACAGACTAACATGAACTTGCGAATTTGGGGATCACTCCCTCACGGGGGTTTGGAGTGCTTTTTAAGAAACTAAACTGTTCAGTTTTAAGCCCAAACCCTCATCTGTCAAAGGATGTAGAGATTCTTACTTAGTAAAAATTTTCAAAATTTAGTTTTGATTGAATTTTCTTATAGGTTTGACAACGTGCGACAGAATCGAGAAGACAGAACCGCAAATAACAGAACCGAAAATTGATTAAATAGGTTGTAGAAAGACAAGGATCGAACAAGATGGATTATCGGGAAGCTGGTGTAGATATTCAAGCAGGTCGAGATTTTGTTGATGGCATTCGTAGCCTCGTTCAGAAAACCTATCGACCGGAAGTATTAGGGGGATTAGGGGGGTTTGGAGGTTGTTTTGCCCTTCCTTCCGGGTATAACGAACCCATCCTCGTTTCTGGAACTGATGGGGTGGGAACTAAATTAAAACTAGCCACAAGCCTCAACCGTCACGATACCGTTGGTATTGATTTAGTGGCCATGTGCGTTAACGATGTTCTGACCTGTGGGGCAGAACCCTTATTTTTTCTGGACTATTTAGCCACTGGAAAGCTCGACAGTGACCAATTAACCCAAGTCGTCACCGGAATTTCCCAAGGATGTCAACAAGCGGGATGTAGCCTTCTGGGGGGAGAAACAGCCGAAATGCCCGGATTTTATCAACCGGGGGAATATGATATGGCGGGTTTTTGTGTGGGAATTGTGGAAAAAAGCCGAATGTTGAACGGTTCCCAAGTCCAAATCGGCGATATTGCCATTGGATTAGCGAGTAGTGGTGTTCACAGTAATGGCTTTAGTTTAGTGCGAAAAGTGGTCAGTGATGGCGGATGGAATTGGAATGACTGTCCTGAAGCTTTGGGAGGTCAATCCATTGGAGATGTGTGTTTAACGCCGACGCAAATTTACGTTAAACCAATTCTACAAGCTCGGAGCCAGGGTGTAGAAATTCATGGCATGGCCCATATTACCGGAGGCGGTTTACCGGAAAACTTACCACGCTGTTTGGGAGAAGGACAAGCCGTGAAGATTCATCCCAATAGTTGGCCCGTACTTCCGATTTTTAATTGGTTAGCTGAAGTGGGACAAGTGAACCTAGCAGCAATGTTTGATACCTTTAACATGGGTCTTGGTTTTGTGGTCTTAGTTCCTCCTCAACAAGCGGAAACCACACGAGAATGGTTTGAAACTCAAGGAATTCTAGCCTATACCATTGGGGAAGTTGTATCAGGAACCGGGGGTTTAATCGGATTACCACTCAATTGATTGATATCCTAATCGTAGGATAAGCTAGAGTGCTACCCATTACAGTTAGGATACTGTTGAATTCAGCAAACTCTTTCACTTCCTACTGTTCCCTGTTCCCTGTTCCTTGTTCTCTCTTTCCTATTAATTACCCATCATGTCAGTTGCATGGCAAATTGCCAAAACCTACGAAGATATTCTCTATCACAAAGCCGGGGGTATCGCTAAAATTACGATTAACCGTCCTGAAAAACGTAATGCCTTCCGGCCGAAAACTGTTTTTGAACTCTATGATGCCTTTTGTGATGCCCGTGAAGACATCAATATTGGTGTAGTATTATTCACCGGATCGGGGCCACATACCGATGGTAAATATGCCTTTTGTTCCGGCGGGGATCAAAGCGTGCGGGGAGATGCAGGATATATTGATGATATTGGAATTCCGCGATTAAACGTTTTAGATTTACAACGAT
The sequence above is a segment of the Planktothrix tepida PCC 9214 genome. Coding sequences within it:
- a CDS encoding septal ring lytic transglycosylase RlpA family protein; this translates as MKHQLWSGLTAVLLLPILSISSSSHAESTSAFNPKPSNQGERLNPPDFVPSIPLLKTPSEEIILSATKTEPADVVKVGEYQSQQTTTAFLPETVAKIKAHELNQEQAATLYIRNIPVLTFIQNANFDPKARTAPTLQPIKVGSYSDQADLPNPKTPATQSTITSDPVSRATAVAAEINQLIRNNFDATTIQVRWDEQRQRYLIEAAGKELVAIDSQTILPDTTNDKATDALQATNRIRRQIGNAPPLNTIEGLPKPSVPEVATGFFFRRIEGWASWYGPGFDGGQTANGETFNQYDLTAAHPSLPFGTKVRVTNKDNGQSVVVRINDRGPYAGGRVLDLSTGAAEAIGMIGSGVAPVQIDVLTPNQ
- the purM gene encoding phosphoribosylformylglycinamidine cyclo-ligase, with the translated sequence MDYREAGVDIQAGRDFVDGIRSLVQKTYRPEVLGGLGGFGGCFALPSGYNEPILVSGTDGVGTKLKLATSLNRHDTVGIDLVAMCVNDVLTCGAEPLFFLDYLATGKLDSDQLTQVVTGISQGCQQAGCSLLGGETAEMPGFYQPGEYDMAGFCVGIVEKSRMLNGSQVQIGDIAIGLASSGVHSNGFSLVRKVVSDGGWNWNDCPEALGGQSIGDVCLTPTQIYVKPILQARSQGVEIHGMAHITGGGLPENLPRCLGEGQAVKIHPNSWPVLPIFNWLAEVGQVNLAAMFDTFNMGLGFVVLVPPQQAETTREWFETQGILAYTIGEVVSGTGGLIGLPLN